A region of Mesorhizobium sp. AR02 DNA encodes the following proteins:
- a CDS encoding branched-chain amino acid ABC transporter permease: MPDIPPPEILLQLSLNGALGGAMYGVAAVGLSLIFGTMRLIFLAQGAMIILAAYFVRALFYGLGIDPFLSLLIVVPVGLVVGWLVYQGLFRRAAAAEDRNISLLIAVGLMFLIQNLMTVVWGGNTAAIVTSYTASGIEILGVRTSFTRSMGFLIALAGTGLVVLFLRKTIVGKAVRAASEDMEAATLMGISPHRVNAIAFAIGIALAGAAGVAVATTFPFNPFAGFIFSLKALVALALGGISNVAGALAGGIILGLIEAYVQYFISGGWTNAIAYGVFLAVLMFKPEGLFSRPYKKA; the protein is encoded by the coding sequence ATGCCTGACATTCCACCTCCCGAAATCCTGCTGCAGCTGTCGCTCAATGGCGCGCTGGGCGGCGCCATGTATGGCGTCGCCGCCGTGGGCTTGAGCCTCATCTTCGGCACCATGCGGCTGATCTTCCTGGCGCAGGGCGCGATGATCATCCTCGCCGCCTATTTCGTACGGGCGCTGTTCTATGGGCTGGGCATCGACCCGTTCCTGTCGCTGCTGATCGTCGTTCCGGTCGGGCTCGTTGTCGGCTGGCTGGTCTACCAGGGCCTGTTCCGCCGCGCGGCGGCGGCGGAGGATCGCAACATCTCGTTGCTGATCGCCGTCGGCCTGATGTTCCTGATCCAGAATTTGATGACGGTGGTGTGGGGCGGCAACACCGCCGCAATCGTCACCTCCTACACGGCAAGCGGCATCGAGATCCTTGGCGTGCGCACTTCGTTCACGCGCTCGATGGGCTTTCTGATCGCGCTCGCCGGCACCGGGCTGGTGGTGCTGTTCCTGCGCAAGACGATTGTCGGCAAGGCGGTGCGCGCGGCCTCCGAGGACATGGAAGCGGCGACGCTGATGGGCATCAGCCCGCACCGCGTCAATGCGATTGCCTTCGCCATCGGCATCGCGCTTGCCGGTGCGGCCGGCGTGGCGGTGGCGACCACATTCCCGTTCAACCCGTTCGCCGGGTTCATCTTCAGCCTCAAGGCGCTGGTGGCGCTGGCGCTGGGCGGCATCAGCAATGTCGCCGGCGCGCTGGCCGGCGGCATCATCCTCGGCCTGATCGAGGCCTATGTGCAGTATTTCATCTCAGGCGGCTGGACCAATGCCATCGCCTACGGCGTGTTCCTGGCGGTGCTGATGTTCAAGCCGGAAGGCCTGTTCAGCCGGCCCTACAAGAAGGCTTGA